From Arachis hypogaea cultivar Tifrunner chromosome 3, arahy.Tifrunner.gnm2.J5K5, whole genome shotgun sequence:
TTCCAATTAAAAGATTTTGGTAAATATAATAGCATGGGTGGAAAGAGGTCATATCAAGGTGCAGATAATAGGGCATTCTAAATGATTgcataaaatatttaagaaagcaTGTACTCTCGATTTTTAAAGGAATAATAACATAATGACATGCACATAATAAAATAGAGTATATTAAATATCTGAATAACATATTTAAGAAAGCATGTACTCTTAATTTTAAAggagtaataataatattatgacaAGTCACATAGATGCACTTAATAGAATAGGatgtatattaaatatttgaataacaTATATAAGGAAGCATGTACTCTTGATTTTAAAGGAGTAATGGTAACGTTATAACAAGTCACATAGATGCACTCAATGGAATAGGatgtatattaaatatttgaataacaTATTTAAGAAAGCATGTACTCTTGATTTAAAAGGAGTAATAATGACATTATGACGAGCCACATAGATGCATttaatagaatagaataaaatatttaagcaAGCATGTACTCTTAATTTTAAAGGAGTGATAATAACATTATGACAATATAATCATATGAAAGGGCACAACATGAGTATTTGAATGAACATCATAAGAATACATATACTAAGGATTCAAAAAGGCATGAAGGACATGATAGGCAGACATGATCAACATGAATAAAGGATGAGGGAACGATAATTAATGCCATGATAATAGTCGTGAatggaagaaattaaaaaaatgaaacataACACATGCCAAGCGTTTAAAAACATAATTCCCTACCTTCTTTTCTAACGCTTCTTTGAGCTTGCCTCTTGTGTTTGCCCACAGAATGTTATttctttgtagagagagaagggagaggataagtgtttgagagaagtgattttctacctatgggtgctcccctatttatatacatttgaGGATGGGGTGGTtgggatattttaaatttcaaactgaGGGTGGTTACCAGGTTCCtatcccaaaatttcaaaattctaaacttatctcctaactgattttcaaacttcaaatttaattttgtttctagaaggggCGGTTGTTACAACCCGGAATAAAACCTGCTTGTAAAGGACTAATGAAGAGAAATCTATTAGCATGCACTCACAAGTGGTACTAAAGCTGCAAAGACAATTCTGAATTTTACTTGACattcaattatatttttgtttctgCTACAGCCTTAGCAGCCCTGGAATCTTTAAATCTCAACAGGTGCTGTCTTTCTGATGAAGAATTTGAGAACCTCTCTAGTAAGACTGATTCTGTTTTCTAATGACCAAACTTGAGGACTTCCTCTGCCAAGTTTGTACTTGTAGCTCTAATGATGAAAATATGAATTCATGGTTTAACAGTCTGCTTACAATTTCCTGTAGGTCTTAAAACCTTGAAGAGGCTAAGTCTGGCATTTAACAGGATCACAGATGCCTGTTTAGTACATCTGAAAGGTGCTTCTAATTTCTCTGCCTTTTGTTATGGTGACTGTCTTTTCCACATGCTGCTTCTCAGTATATTTTTCTCACCAATACATTTTCTGAATTTATGCTATTTCAGAATTACTGTTACAAAAATTCAGAATGTGAAGAAAAGACCATGTCCTTAATTTACACCATGCATGCGCTGCtagtttattttgaattttccaGTTATCCTTTATAtcctcatttatttattttctggGTCCAGGTTTAGTAAATTTGGAGTATTTAAATTTGGATTCCTGCAAAATAGGCAATAAAGGGCTTGCCAATTTGACAGGTTTACTATTAAATTTGTGGTGTTTACCAAATGTAGCTTTGGATTAACTTTATATTAACAGTTATTTGTTCATTCAGGCCTCACTCTCTTGAGAAGTCTAGTGTTGTCAGACACTGAAATTGGTTCCAGCGGGCTGCGTCATATATCAGGTACATGGAAAAAatcttattaaataaaaattcaaacccGGTCAAATTATTGTGTTGTTTATAAACTTGTTGGTTGTATTCTTCACGAGCAAATGCTCTATGACCACAAGGTGGTACATAAGTCGTTATTGCATTGTcaccttttctctttttctttatgctttttaaaaaaaaatcctcgATCAAGGTGTTCTATTGTTCAGGTTTTTAGTTTTGGTttcttgctgattaatttcaGGGTGCTATTGATTTGACTGCAAGAAGTTCTGTAACTAAGTTTGCTATTTTTCAGTTGCCAACTGTTAGTAAAAAATATTTGACAATATGTACTTTATCATACAgtcattaatttgtttttcttttttccttttttttatttgaaaaaacatATTGTCATTTGAGTTTTGTTTGTTTACTCTTCTCTTATCCTTGTACATTTCcatttgatgcatttgttgattaTATATGGTTCCGACTTTTATACGGGTTTACACAAACTGGAAGATTTGAAGCCTGAAAAGACTATCAGGACTGACAAATCTTAAATCACTTAATCTGGACGCCCGACAGATTACTGATGTTGGACTTGCAAATCTCACAAGTAAACTTTTCATTGTGTCTGCTATGCTTTTTCTTATTGTATCATTTTTAAGTTGGAGCTTTTTGTACAAGAACTATGGACTCTTGCTATATAGATGGTGCTACATaataatgttgagcaagaatcaATAACTCAAATTGTGCTCTGTAGCTAAGCTTTCTCTGTAGCATGATGAATTTCCCATGGGACAGAACCAATCCCCTGATATCACATCAGAAGACGTGGCGAGTGCTGAAGATGTCGACGAAATTGTGTGTTCACTTGAAGTCACCTCAAATTTAAGGCACAATGAAGGTATATTGTAGGTTGATGGGCACAGGGATCTTTTTGAAGGTGACCCCTACTTGAAGCAAAGGCTTCGTCTTCGCGACTCATCACAACCCTGAATGTGTTACAAGCCTACACGTTGAAGAGAATCCGCGACCCCGACTACCATGTCAAGTTAAGGCCACATTTGTCAAAGGAATTCATGGAATCAAGCAAGCCAGCTGCAGAACTTGTGAAACTCAACTCAAAAAGTGAGTATGCTCCTGGTTTGGAGGACACACTTATCTTGACAATGAAGGGTATTGCTGCTGGCATGCAAAACACAGGTTAAGAAGCTGAaaaattttgcattttttttgttatgtcaATGGATATGTAAACATTATATAACCTATTCTATGATGTCTGCTGGATATTTAGATCAGCATCATATGACTGTGTCTCTAATACTATTGTTATTTATATAATAAGACCTTGATCCCTTATGATGACATATTTGGTTATATATGATAAACGTAATTAATAAGCAATCCCAGAAAACCAAAAGTAATTAATTAGGGATATCTATCTAAGAATGGTGTTAAAAGCCTATTTTTCATCCCTTGACAtgtttaagagaaaaaaaaaaattaaatggctcttgacaattatttcaaaagacaacgaggtcatcaattaaaaaaaatacatttttcaaTTTATGATCTTTATTTTGATGAGACTAGTTAGCTCCTTTGTCAATATTTTCTAGTTGTATTAACGGAGTAAGCCTATATAGCATATTAAATGATTGATTTATCTATTGAGAATCAACTACGattaataaattcttttttattgggAGTCTTTGTTGTCTTTTAAGAATAATTATCTTGGtcgtttagtttttatttttattttttattatccttTTTCAAATACATTAGCTAAATTTATTgtgtaaaactaaaaaatattaatgatttttaaactatttttatttataaaaattaaatagagaaCATATTAGTGATTAACGTGTCATAtaaatatgttttaaaaaaattattgacaaaAAAACTAATCAGTCTcacaaatttaaatattaaaaataaaaaggagtaatttttttgtttgaaaccTAATAATCCTTCAAAAGAATTACCACATACCGGGTTTGATCACTCTATATTTAACCTCCTATACCACACAACATATGGATGGATTCAACTCAACAACATCAAATCCTCCACTACATGATTTCAAGAACATCTCTTTGATCATTTCATGGTCGAAGAAACCAACTTTGGTTTGGTCCCATGCGAACACAAAACGTTTTCGTATGCAGTGGAGACAACCTATGGTAGATCGGCACCACGTGTCGATATGGTGTCATGGCACAATAGATTTGTTTGagtaaactttaaaatatatattttttaattattttaaaaaatatattttaaaagaataaaaataattttatatttaaatattttatataaaagaatatttttattacttatatttaaatataataatataaaaaatatttttttaaaaatataaattataacttttcaaatactttttaaaatttttcaaatgtactaaaaaaaatttattaaaaaaaagagttaagtattgtttttgtcctcaATATTTGGGGTAAGtcatatttgtatccctaacatttaaatcgttctatttgtatctttaacgtttataaaagtgattcaatgttatcctactatcaattatactaacaaatcggattatatttttcaattattctcacttgaatgtattcattctcaattaggtttcACTTGAATGTGgtagattttaatattatacccactatttgtgtttagattcaattatgtccctagaaaagtgaattatgtaaatgttgtaggaattagtttcaacatttgatgagctattttttggagtagatcatcgattctatcccagacatttgtattctaacttcaagaagagatttttaaaactcaaactaaagcgctcatgatgtgtaattgacggcatgataacattgaatcacttttacaaacgttaaggatacaaataggacgatttaaacgttagagacacaaatagaatttaccccaaacgttgagacaaaaacgatactttactctaaaaaaaattattaatttaataacatCCAAATAAACACGATTATATAATAGGCTTTGGTTTTTGATTTAGCCTCCGCATAGAGGATCTCATCACTATCTCCTTTGATGAGGGTGTAGGGTGGACCCCTTTTTTTCTTGTCCACGGAAATAATGTGATATGATTCATGGAACCAATATTATGGAATGAGTTAATAGTCAATTTCGTCCCCGAAAGTGTCCTCGATCTCCATTTTCATCCCCGAAagttaaaattaatcaaaaacgtCCTCGAAAGATACCGGTGTTGATCACGTTCGTCCTTCCGTCTTCTCGGTTGATGAGATGGCAAACGGCTGCTTACGTGGCACGTTAACTGCCAAGCTGGCCAACGCCAGGGTGTAGGATGTTGTTGCTGACAAGATAAGTTTCGTTTAAGCCATCAAATTAGTCCTTCGAGTTTATAAACCCTAATTCCAAAACGAACGATAAATACTTCGAGGTGATCACTTTCGGTGGTAGTAGAGGTAACTAGGAGGCGTAATCCCTGGCTGGCTGCGTGGATGGAGAGAGGAGATGGTGGTTGTGGTGGCGGTTTGTCACATGCATCGCACGACAGTCATGGATCCAGTGTTTCGATGCGAAGGAGGAGGGTGAATGCTCATGATGGATCATGTTTCTGTGGGCTGAAAACTGTGATTAAGAAATCTGGGACAGCGGAGAATCCGAATAGATTGTTCCATGCATGTCCAAGGTACCGGGTGAGTGATGGTAAAGGAAGTTAAAGCTTTTTCATGTTCTTATCCTCTGTTGGGTGTtctctgattttttttgtttactccCATATGAAATTACATAAGGGTAGTCACTGCAATTATTTTAAGTgggttgatgatgatgaatttGAAGCAGTGGGTGTGTGTGGTACAAAGAAAGATGCAGGAGCTGATATGGAGGTTGAAGGTGAGTATGATGAATGGAGGGTGAAGGTGGCATGAAAGTTGGGCACTGTGGAAGCTGAAGTTAGAGTTTTTCATGTTCTTATTCTCTGTTGAAGGCTTGTGTTCTTTCAGAAAACTCATTGCAAGCCTTGTTTCTCCAAACCATGATGATGTGCCTCCTGTTACTTGCATAGTTTCTGATGGTGCTATGTGGTTCACTTTGAAAGTTGCTCAAGAGTTCCACAtccctcactttgtgtttttcactcccAGTGCCTGTGGCATGCTGGGATACATTAACTTTGAAGAGATTCGGAAAAGAGGTTATTTCCCATTGAAAGGTACTCTCTTGTATTATATTTTGACAAGTTTTTATTTGTATCATacaattttttaatagaataaaataaaaatttattcttttcaGATGAGAAGAATCTGCTTGATGGATATCTTGATACTGAAGTTGATTGGATTCCAGCAATGAAAGGAGCAAGACTAAAAGACTTTCCCACATTTCTTAGGACTACTAATCCTTCTGATGTAATGTTCAATTACAACATAGTAAAAGTGAACACTGCTATGCATGCCAAAGGGGTTATCCTTAACACCTTTGAAGACTTAGAATCAGAGGTTTTGGATGCCATCAGAGCCAAATACTCCAATGTCTACTCCATTGGTCCATTATCAATGCTATTCAAACAGCTCTCAAACTCAAATACTCAATTGGAGTCGATTGATCTGAATCTGTGGAAGGAAGACAACAAATGCTTGGAATGGTTGGATAAAAGAGACAGAGGTTCTGTTGTGTATGTGAACTATGGTAGCTTAGTGATTATGACACCAAAGCAACTAAGTGAATTTGCTTGGGGTTTGATTAATAACAAGTACCATTTCTTGTGGGTCATAAGGCCTAATCTTGtgcatgataataataataatggtgataGGAAATTAAGTGATGAATATGTGAATGTGATTGAAAGATGTGAGaggggattggtattggggtggtGCCAACAAGAGAAAGTTCTGTGTCATGCATCAATTGGCGGATTTCTAACACATTGTGGGTGGAACTCAACATTGGAGAGCATATGTGAGGGAGTTCCAATGGCATGTTGGCCTTTCTTTGCAGAACAACAAACAAACAGCTTCTATGCATGCAAGAAATGGGGGATTGGGATGGAGATTGAGTGTAGGGGTGGCAACggagcgggtaggggcgggtttttgctctacccgaccccgtCCCGCCTGACAAAAAACCCGCATAAAACCCGTCCCgccctacccgcgggtagtaaaatgttaaaccctaacccgccccgcccctataatttttaaatctaacaaataaaataaaattttaaaaattatataaccaccatttacatacataacataaattaaagtaaaaatttatatatgatataatattattaatcattttactaattattttatatatgttacatatattatatattaaaaatatatatatttatatatatattatatataccggggcgggtaggggcgggtttaaccgaacccgcccctacccgcactagaacccgccccgttaaaacccgccccggtgcgggggcaggtaattacccgccccgagcgggtaggggcggggtgggtacccgcAGGTTCGGGTAGTGTTGCCACCCATAATTGAGTGTGATGTTAAGAGAGAGCAGGTTGAGGGGCTTGTGAGGGAACTCATGGAGGGGCAAAAAGGGAAAGAAATTAAGGTTTATAAACTCGAAGGACTAATTTGATGGCTTAAACGAAACTTATCTTGTCAGCAACAACATCCTACACCCTGGCGTTGGCCAGCTTGGCAGTTAACGTGCCACGTAAGCGGCCGTTTGCCATCTCATCAACCGAGAAGACGGAAGGACGAACGTGATCAACACGGGTATCTTTCGAGGactttttgattaattttgactTTCGGGAATGAAAATGGAGATCGAGGACACTTTCGGGAACGAAATTGACTATTAACTCATTATGGAATATGCCACTCTTATGGCGAGCATTAGCGACATGAAAATGATCAAAAGGGTAGAAAATAAAGCACATTTTATTCCTAAAAGAATTAGGTAAAGATTAGTTAAGTATTAGTTAGGTTGTTAATTATAgaaaaatagatatttttatttttttgtaaagtataattttatattatttaatatttttaatttttttatttcacttaaagaatataaaataaaatatcacacTTCATAAAATAATTGAGAAGatctatttttattatctatttattctTTAAATAGAAAATGATAAATGGTAAGTCTTAATTATGTAAAAATTATGATTAAATTTGACATGAATTATTAACAGTATTATTGTAATAAAACTAATAATTGGTACGAGATTAATGATTTTTAATAGCAAAATCTATATTATAATGATATCAGATTAGTTACGAAAGCTGAAAATCACgtgaaaaaacatatatatatatatatatatatatatatagacgaGCATGTGATTATCATAcaattgataaataaataattactgctcattaaaacataataataataataataataataataataataataataataataatatttacagaaaacattataaagtttaaaaacaTTTTATGTAaactaaaaaaatgtaaaaaattataCAGGTCTTGTACCGTATCCTATAAATCGGAACTACCAACCTATATTTCAGATAACACTAGCTACGTCAAACAAGTAACTAACAGATAATCACGTTACAATAATAATCACCAAGAATCTCGGTATAAGCCGAGATTCACTCCAGCAAATCATCTAATGGAAACCGCCCATAGACCTATAAAGCGGAAACCTCTAAACCAATGAACCTCAGCTCAAGTAGCAACACCTCAATACTTACATCTCACGCTCATAtttgaatattgatattttttactctcctctaacttgagcgtcggagtcctttttgcaggtacCCCTCTCGGTTTGTGTTCAAGCAAGGCATTTCCCGCTGCCGACCAGGTCTCTCCTCCCAACAGCAGGCAGAATCCGACCTATAACGCGGAGACGTGTGTCCTTGCCGGAACATTGGCGCCCACCATGGGGCCAAGCGCCTCACTTtgttttctgattattttttcgAGCTAACAGCACTACATTGGCCCCATATTTcctcttcccttttttcttttttcaggaACCATGACGGATCGCTCGGCAACACCCTCGACCAATCCAAACAATGCCGACCTGTTGGCGGCAAATGCCGCCTTGTTAGCGGAAAACCAACGAATGGCTGAGCTTCTGGAGGCCATACAGGATAACGACGAGCAAAAGGCCAATAAGAAAGCGAATACTGACCAACACGAGGAACATCAATCGGAGTCAAACGCAAAGACGGGAGAAACCAATCTCATAacgcttttttttctttcatcacATTTCCTTTTCCTCAGACTATTATAAGAAACCAAAAATCCCATGAACCCTAAAGAAGCTCAAACAATTACAAGTCCAAATAATTTTAGCCCACTTTCCAAAAAATCATAATCACACACACACATTAATCTTCCTAATGTATACCGTCGACATGCTCTGCTAACCATCTACTACGACCTGCTACAACCCGCGCTGCCAGTCTTTTAGGTGCGCAATTCTCTATGTACCACAGAGGAAGGAAGCTATGCATCGCAACATGCTAACTGCCACAACAAATCCATATGTATGGATGTTTCATATGATCCATACCAGAGAATTTTTCTGGTGTAACTAACTGAATTTTTAACTAACTGCTGAGCTATCATTGGCAGCTTAACACTTTTCTAACTGCTTTTGTTCTCTAGAGTGGTTTACTTGTGCACATTTACTGCCTCCTGAAACCAAGGGTTGCTCAGCTGTTGTTGCTCTAAGTAGTTGCATTAAAGTTCTGCTTCAAACACTCTTAACAAGTCCCTGAACTTGAGGAAAGCTGCT
This genomic window contains:
- the LOC112735665 gene encoding 7-deoxyloganetin glucosyltransferase-like, which produces MFLFSVEGLCSFRKLIASLVSPNHDDVPPVTCIVSDGAMWFTLKVAQEFHIPHFVFFTPSACGMLGYINFEEIRKRGYFPLKDEKNLLDGYLDTEVDWIPAMKGARLKDFPTFLRTTNPSDVMFNYNIVKVNTAMHAKGVILNTFEDLESEVLDAIRAKYSNVYSIGPLSMLFKQLSNSNTQLESIDLNLWKEDNKCLEWLDKRDRGSVVYVNYGSLVIMTPKQLSEFAWGLINNKYHFLWVIRPNLVHDNNNNGDRKLSDEYVNVIERCERGLVLGWCQQEKVLCHASIGGFLTHCGWNSTLESICEGVPMACWPFFAEQQTNSFYACKKWGIGMEIECRGGNGAGTMTDRSATPSTNPNNADLLAANAALLAENQRMAELLEAIQDNDEQKANKKANTDQHEEHQSESNAKTGETNLITLFFLSSHFLFLRLL